The following are encoded together in the Candidatus Manganitrophaceae bacterium genome:
- a CDS encoding heme NO-binding protein, which translates to MYGMVNKAIREMVIQKHGEDTWRKTYEKVGSPADFDSFARYKDSITYELVGAIADVLEEPADKVLHKLGIFWVMDVALVHYRDLMESSGTDFVDFLRGLDHMHSRIKVTFPAFSPPSFRCIVLREGVCELDYYSDRKGLLPFVKGLLEGLAIHFKQEIQVRDIPDEDHPMPCKRMEISYSSTKRVV; encoded by the coding sequence ATGTATGGAATGGTAAACAAGGCGATCCGAGAGATGGTTATTCAGAAGCATGGGGAAGATACCTGGAGAAAAACTTACGAAAAGGTGGGTTCTCCTGCGGACTTCGATTCCTTCGCGCGGTACAAGGATTCGATCACGTACGAGCTTGTGGGAGCGATAGCCGACGTGCTGGAGGAACCAGCCGATAAAGTCCTGCATAAGCTTGGAATATTCTGGGTGATGGATGTTGCCCTCGTTCATTACAGGGACCTCATGGAGTCGTCGGGAACAGATTTCGTTGACTTCTTGCGAGGTCTTGACCATATGCACAGTAGGATTAAGGTGACATTTCCAGCGTTCTCTCCACCCTCCTTCCGCTGTATAGTACTGCGGGAAGGCGTCTGTGAACTCGACTATTACTCCGACCGTAAAGGCCTTCTTCCTTTTGTCAAAGGGTTGCTAGAGGGCCTTGCCATTCATTTTAAACAAGAGATCCAGGTCCGGGATATCCCCGATGAAGACCATCCCATGCCGTGCAAGCGCATGGAGATCTCTTACTCGTCTACAAAAAGGGTAGTGTGA